ATTCGAGGGTGAGCGCCATGTTGGTGCCCGTGTCGCCGTCGGGCACCGGGTAGACGTTGAGGCGGTTCACGACGTCCTGATGCGCGCGGAGCGCGTCGCGGTACCCGGTGACCACGGCCCGCAGGTCGTCGGCACGCAGTCGATCCAGCGTCGGCACGCGGGGGAGCCTAACGCTGCTGCTATCCTCGCCGGTCCTATGGCATCGGTGTGCGAGGTGTGCGGGAAGCACCCCTCCTTCGGCATGAGGATCAGCCACTCCCACCGGCGCACGAAGCGTCGCTGGAACCCCAACATCCAGCGCGTGCGCGCGCTCGTCGACGGCTCGCCCAAGCGCGTGCACGTGTGCACGTCGTGCCTGAAGGCGGGCAAGATCCAGAAGCTCGCCCACTGACCGGTCCCATCTTGTCGTAGTCAGCCGTCGTCAGGACGGCTCAGTACGACAAGAAGACCCGACTGAGCTTCAGGCCAGTCGCTCCCACCCGGGGTTCACGGGGCCCACGCCGCGACCGAGCTCCACTCCCGCGGCGATGGCGCGCTCCACGAAGCGCTTGCCCGCGACGCACGCGTCGACCGGGTCCATCCCCCGGGCCAGCTCGGCGGTGATGGCCGCGGAGAGCACGCAACCGGTGCCGTGCGTGTGCCGCCCGGCGAGGCGCGGCCCGGCGAGCCACTGCACCTCGCCGTTGGCGACGACGCAGTCGGGCGACGCCTCCTCGTCGTGGAGATGACCGCCCTTGACGACCACGACGTCGGGCCCCAGCGCGGCGAGCTCGCGGCCCGCGACCTCCATGTCCGCGCGCGTGGCCACCTCGGCACCCACCAGCCGCGAGGCCTCGGGCAGGTTGGGCGTGACGACGGTGGCGATCGGCAGCAGCACCTCGCGCAGCACCTTCACCGCGTCGTCGGCCAGCAGTGTGTCGCCGTGCT
This is a stretch of genomic DNA from Actinomycetota bacterium. It encodes these proteins:
- the rpmB gene encoding 50S ribosomal protein L28, producing MASVCEVCGKHPSFGMRISHSHRRTKRRWNPNIQRVRALVDGSPKRVHVCTSCLKAGKIQKLAH
- the thiD gene encoding bifunctional hydroxymethylpyrimidine kinase/phosphomethylpyrimidine kinase — encoded protein: MTARPPVALTVAGSDSGGGAGIVADLKTFEAHGVWGTTAIVAVTAQNTLGVEAFELVSADLVRRQIAAVAIDIGVDAAKTGMLASAELVSTVAATLHDLGVRRLVVDPVFVSKHGDTLLADDAVKVLREVLLPIATVVTPNLPEASRLVGAEVATRADMEVAGRELAALGPDVVVVKGGHLHDEEASPDCVVANGEVQWLAGPRLAGRHTHGTGCVLSAAITAELARGMDPVDACVAGKRFVERAIAAGVELGRGVGPVNPGWERLA